Proteins encoded within one genomic window of Suricata suricatta isolate VVHF042 chromosome 17, meerkat_22Aug2017_6uvM2_HiC, whole genome shotgun sequence:
- the NEURL4 gene encoding neuralized-like protein 4, whose product MWRVVGGGEREAAPSPGTEREPMDLIGHPVNSWSGSIEIGVTALDPSVLDFPSSATGLKGGSWVVSGCSVLRDGRSMLEEYGQDLDQLGEGDRVGVERTAAGELRLWVNGRDCGVAATGLPARVWAVVDLYGKCTQITVLPPEPGFSPPAPIPAPPLEPSAPPEDSALTEQGTPGEEAFMVSPAQARPETFPNSFESHNDFASMELSEVVGNAILSAYNGGLLNVNLSSPPAGEGLGSSGAATSPVLTSNDALLFHEKCGTLIKLSNNNKTAERRRPLDEFNNGVVMTNRPLRDNEMFEIRIDKLVDKWSGSIEIGVTTHNPNSLEYPATMTNLQSGTIMMSGCGILTNGKGTRREYCEFSLDELQEGDHIGLTRKANSALHFFINGIDQGVATPLTPPVVYGVVDLYGMAVKVTIVHNNNHSDRLRRNNAILRALSPEGALRRAAPAAQAEPERLLFHPNCGQKAAITHEGRTALRPHATDDFNHGVVLSSRALRDGEVFQVRIDKMVDKWAGSIEIGVTTHNPAYLQLPSTMTNLRSGTWMMTGNGVMHNGTTILDEYGHNLDRLKAGDTVGVVRREDGTLHFFVNGMTQGPAAWNVPPGVYAVVDLYGQAAQATIVDDVEVPPVPEPLPEGNNQVSPSSPSSGAGGSDLRFHQLHGSNAVITNGGRTALRHNCRSEFNDAIVISNRALRDGELFEIVIQKMVDRWSGSIEAGVTAIRPEDLEFPNTMTDIDYDTWMLSGTAIMQDGNTMRNNYGCDLDALGTGARIGMMRTAKGDLHYFINGQDQGAACSGLPPEVYAVVDLYGQCVQVSITNATGPMDNSLATSNTATEKSFPLHSPVAGVAHRFHSTCGKNVTLEEDGRRAVRAAGYAHGLVFSTKELKTEEVFEVKVDELDEKWAGSLRLGLTTLAPGDMGPGMGGGPGLPPSLPELRTKTTWMVSSCEVRRDGQLQRMNYGRNLERLGVGSRVGIRRGADDTMHILVDGEDMGPAATGVAKNVWAVLDLYGPVRSVSVVSSTRLEEAEGTQPPSPSSDTGDTGSEGEDDDEGEEHGLRGQNDVAVMHTALEFLENHGKNILLSNGNRTATRVASYNQGIVVVSQPLVPQLPVQVRIDFLNRQWTSSLVLGVITCPPERLNFPASACALKRAAWLLRGRGIFHNGLKICEKFGPNLDTCPEGTVLGLRLDSSGGLHLHVNGLDQGVAVPDVPQPCHALVDLYGQCEQVTIVSPEPGAVSGKSTGTQGDMEKADMVDGIKEGVCWGPPPATSPLQSCEYHALCSRFQELLLLPEDYFLPPPRRSLCYCESCRKLRGDETHRRRGEPPREYALPFGWCRFNLRVNPRLEAGTLTKKWHMAYHGSHVAAVRRVLDRGELGAGAASILSCRPLKGEPGVGFEEPGENCAPPREEQPPPVLLSPSLQHAGAETLASKVQFRDPKSQRTHQAQVAFQVCVRPGSYTPGPPSAAVREPPDPHFSPAELEWVTKEKGATLLYALLVRVD is encoded by the exons ATGtggagggtggtgggagggggcgaGCGGGAGGCAGCCCCGTCGCCAGGCACCGAGAGGGAACCGATGGACCTTATTGGGCACCCG GTCAACTCCTGGAGTGGCTCCATTGAGATTGGGGTGACGGCACTGGACCCCAGCGTGCTGGACTTCCCGAGCAGCGCCACAGGGCTcaaagggggctcctgggtggtgtCAGGCTGCTCGGTGCTGAGGGATGGACGTTCGATGCTGGAGGAGTACGGTCAGGACCTGGACCAGCTCGGGGAAGGGGACCGCGTGGGCGTGGAGCGTACAGCCGCCGGAGAGCTGCGGCTCTGGGTGAACGGGCGGGACTGCGGGGTGGCCGCCACCGGCCTCCCGGCGCGTGTCTGGGCCGTGGTGGACCTTTACGGCAAGTGCACCCAGATCACCGTGCTGCCCCCCGAGCCAGGTTTCAGCCCCCCTGCTCCCATCCCTGCACCTCCCCTCGAGCCCTCCGCACCCCCTGAAGATTCTGCCTTGACCGAACAGGGGACCCCAGGGGAAGAAG CCTTCATGGTGTCCCCAGCGCAGGCCCGGCCGGAGACTTTTCCTAACAGCTTTGAGTCGCATAATG ACTTTGCCAGCATGGAGCTCTCGGAAGTGGTGGGCAACGCCATCCTGTCTGCCTATAACGGCGGGCTCCTAAACGTGAACCTGAGCTCCCCCCCGGCCGGGGAAGGACTGGGGTCCAGTGGTGCTGCCACCTCACCCGTCCTCACTTCCAACGACGCCCTGCTCTTTCATGAGAAGTGCGGCACCCTCATCAAACTCAGCAACAACAACAAGACGGCTGAGCGCCGGCGGCCCCTGGACGAATTCAACAACGGGGTGGTCATGACCAACCGTCCGCTCCGGGACAACGAGATGTTTGAG ATCCGCATCGACAAGCTGGTGGACAAGTGGTCCGGCTCCATTGAGATCGGCGTCACCACCCACAACCCCAACAGCCTCGAGTACCCAGCCACCATGACCAACCTGCAGTCAG GCACCATCATGATGAGCGGCTGTGGGATCCTGACCAACGGCAAGGGCACCCGCCGGGAGTACTGTGAGTTCAGTCTGGACGAGCTGCAG GAGGGCGACCACATCGGGCTGACGAGGAAGGCCAACTCCGCCCTGCACTTCTTCATCAACGGCATCGACCAGG GCGTGGCCACCCCGCTGACCCCCCCGGTGGTGTACGGCGTGGTGGACTTGTACGGGATGGCGGTGAAGGTGACCATCGTCCACAACAACAACCACAGCGACCGTCTGCGCCGCAACAACGCCATCCTGCGGGCGCTGTCTCCCGAGGGCGCCCTCCGCCGGGCCGCCCCCGCCGCCCAGGCCGAGCCCGAGCGCCTGCTCTTCCACCCGAACTGCGGGCAGAAGGCGGCCATCACCCACGAGGGGCGCACGGCCCTGAGGCCCCA TGCCACCGACGACTTCAATCACGGCGTGGTGCTGAGCAGCAGGGCCCTGCGGGACGGGGAGGTGTTCCAGGTGCGCATCGACAAGATGGTGGACAAGTGGGCCGGCTCCATCGAGATCGGCGTCACCACCCACAACCCTGCCTACCTCCAgctgccctccaccatgaccaacCTGCGCTCGG GGACCTGGATGATGACCGGGAACGGGGTGATGCACAACGGGACGACCATCCTAGACGAGTACGGGCACAACCTGGACCGCCTCAAG GCAGGGGACACGGTGGGCGTGGTGCGGCGGGAGGATGGGACTCTGCATTTCTTTGTCAACGGGATGACGCAGGGCCCTGCAGCCTGGAACGTGCCACCGGGCGTCTATGCCGTCGTGGACCTCTATGGCCAGGCAGCCCAGGCCACCATTGTGGACGACGTGG AGGTGCCCCCAGTCCCGGAGCCTCTCCCCGAAGGGAACAACCAGGTGTCCCCGAGCTCGCCATCATCAGGGGCCGGGGGCTCCGACCTGCGCTTCCACCAGCTGCACGGCAGCAACGCGGTCATCACCAACGGTGGCCGCACCGCGCTCCGCCACAACTGTCGCAGCGAGTTCAATGACGCCATTGTCATCTCCAACCG GGCCCTGCGGGATGGGGAGCTGTTTGAGATTGTCATTCAGAAGATGGTGGACCGCTGGTCAGGCTCCATTGAGGCTG GAGTGACCGCTATTCGGCCGGAGGACCTTGAATTCCCCAACACCATGACGGACATCGACTATGACACGTGGATGTTGAG CGGCACGGCCATCATGCAAGACGGAAACACGATGCGCAACAACTACGGCTGTGACCTGGACGCGCTGGGCACGGGGGCGCGCATCGGCATGATGCGCACGGCCAAGGGCGACCTGCACTACTTCATCAATGGCCAGGACCAAGGCGCCGCCTGCTCAGGCTTGCCTCCGG AGGTGTACGCGGTCGTGGACCTCTATGGCCAATgtgtccaagtgtccatcaccaATGCCACTGGCCCCATGGACAACAGCCTGGCGACCAGCAACACGGCCACTGAGAAGTCCTTCCCGCTGCACTCCCCAG TGGCCGGCGTGGCCCACCGCTTCCACAGCACGTGTGGCAAGAACGTCACTCTGGAAGAGGACGGCAGGAGGGCGGTGCGCGCGGCCGGCTACGCCCACGGCCTGGTCTTCAGCACCAAGGAGCTCAAGACGGAGGAGGTGTTTGAG GTGAAAGTGGATGAGCTGGACGAGAAGTGGGCGGGCTCGCTGCGGCTGGGGCTGACCACGCTGGCGCCCGGGGACATGGGGCCCGGCATGGGCGGGGGCCCGGGGCTGCCGCCCTCCCTGCCCGAGCTCCGGACAAAGACCACCTGGATGGTGTCCAGCTGTGAAGTGAGGCGCGACGGGCAGCTCCAGAGGATGAACTATGGCCGGAACCTCGAGAGGCTGGGG GTGGGCAGCCGTGTGGGCATTCGCCGGGGGGCGGACGACACGATGCACATCCTGGTAGACGGCGAGGACATGGGGCCGGCAGCCACCGGCGTGGCCAAG AACGTGTGGGCCGTGCTGGATCTGTACGGCCCTGTGCGGAGCGTGTCTGTGGTGAGCTCCACGAGGCTGGAGGAGGCCGAGGGCACCCAGCCCCCGTCCCCCAGCTCGGACACCGGGGACACCGGCAGCGAGGGCGAGGACGACGACGAGGGGGAGGAGCACGGCCTGAGA GGCCAGAACGACGTGGCCGTGATGCACACGGCGCTCGAGTTCCTGGAGAACCACGGGAAGAACATTCTCTTGTCCAACGGGAACCGCACGGCCACGCGCGTCGCCAGTTACAACCAGGGCATCGTCGTCGTCAGCCAGCCCCTGGTGCCCCAGCTGCCGGTCCAG GTGCGGATAGACTTCCTGAACCGGCAGTGGACATCCTCCCTGGTCCTGGGCGTCATCACGTGTCCACCCGAGAGGCTCAACTTCCCCGCGTCTGCCTGTGCCCTCAAGCGGGCGGCCTGGCTACTTCGGGGCCGGGGCATCTTCCACAACGGTCTCAAG ATCTGTGAGAAGTTTGGGCCAAACCTGGACACATGTCCTGAAGGCACCGTCCTGGGACTGCGGCTGGACAGCTCTGGGGGGCTGCACCTCCACGTCAACGGGCTGGACCAGGGGGTGGCCGTCCCGGACGTGCCCCAGCCCTGCCATGCCCTAGTGGATCTCTATGGCCAGTGCGAGCAG GTAACCATCGTGAGTCCTGAACCAGGGGCTGTGAGTGGCAAGAGTACAGGAACCCAAGGGGACATGGAGAAAGCTGACATGGTAGATG GTATCAAAGAGGGCGTGTGCTGGGGGCCACCCCCTGCCACCAGCCCTCTCCAGAGCTGCGAGTACCATGCCCTCTGCTCCCGCTTCCAGGAGCTGCTACTGCTTCCCG AGGACTACTTCCTGCCTCCGCCCAGGAGAAGCCTGTGCTACTGTGAGTCTTGCCGGAAGCTGCGAGGGGACGAGACGCACAGGCGCCGTGGGGAGCCCCCACGGGAGTACGCCCTGCCCTTCGGCTGGTGCAGGTTCAACCTCAG GGTGAATCCCCGCCTGGAAGCTGGGACGCTCACCAAGAAGTGGCACATGGCATATCACGGGAGCCACGTGGCCGCCGTGCGGAGGGTGCTGGACAGAGGGGAGCTGGGAGCAG GCGCCGCCTCCATCCTGAGCTGCCGGCCTCTGAAGGGCGAGCCCGGGGTGGGGTTCGAGGAGCCGGGTGAGAACTGCGCCCCTCCCCGGGAGGAGCAGCCCCCTCCAGTGCTGCTCTCCCCGTCCCTGCAGCACGCTGGGGCCGAGACCCTGGCGTCCAAAGTGCA ATTCCGGGACCCCAAATCCCAGCGTACGCACCAGGCCCAGGTGGCGTTCCAGGTGTGCGTGCGCCCTGGCTCCTACACCCCTGGGCCCCCCTCGGCCGCCGTCAGAGAACCTCCGGACCCTCACTTCAGCCCAGCTGAACTCGAGTGGGTGACCAAGGAGAAGGGGGCCACCCTTCTCTATGCCCTGCTGGTGCGGGTGGACTGA
- the GPS2 gene encoding G protein pathway suppressor 2, whose translation MPALLERPKLSNAMARALHRHIMMERERKRQEEEEVDKMMEQKMKEEQERRKKKEMEERMSLEETKEQILKLQEKLLALQEEKHQLFLQLKKVLHEEEKRRRKEQSDLTTLTSAAYQQSLTVHTGTHLLSMQGSPGGHNRPGTLMAADRAKQMFGPQVLTTRHYVGSAAAFAGTPEHGQFQGSPGGAYGTAQPPPHYGPTQPAYSPSQQLRAPSAFPAVQYLSQPQPQPYAVHGHFQPTQTGFLQPGGALSLQKQMEHATPQTGFSDSSSLRPMHPQALHPAPGLLASPQLPVQMQQAGKSGFAATSQPGPRLPFIQHSQNPRFYHK comes from the exons ATGCCTGCGCTCCTGGAGCGCCCCAAGCTTTCCAACGCCATGGCCCGGGCGTTGCACCGACACATCATGATGGAGCGGGAGCGCAAACGGCAAG AAGAGGAAGAGGTGGACAAGATGATGGAACAGAAGATGAaggaagagcaggagaggagaaagaaaaaggagatggaAGAGAGAATGTCTCTAGAGGAGACCAAGGAGCAA ATCCTGAAGCTGCAGGAGAAGCTGTTGGCCCTTCAGGAAGAGAAGCACCAGCTCTTCCTGCAGCTCAAGAAAGTTCTGCACGAGGAAGAGAAACGGAGGCGCAAGGAGCAGAG TGACCTGACCACTCTGACGTCAGCCGCGTACCAGCAGAGCCTGACCGTCCACACGGGAACGCACCTCCTCAGCATGCAGG GGAGCCCTGGAGGACACAATCGCCCAGGCACCCTCATGGCCGCTGATAGGGCCAAGCAGATGTTCGGACCCCAAGTGCTTACA ACTCGGCACTACGTGGGCTCGGCAGCGGCCTTCGCAGGGACCCCGGAGCATGGTCAATTCCAAGGCAGCCCTGGCGGTGCCTACGGGACTGCTCAGCCCCCGCCTCACTACGGACCCACGCAGCCAGCCTACAGTCCTAGTCAGCAGCTCAGAG CACCTTCGGCGTTCCCGGCAGTGCAGTACCTGTcgcagccgcagccgcagcccTATGCCGTGCACGGCCACTTCCAGCCCACCCAGACAG GGTTCCTCCAGCCGGGTGGCGCCCTGTCCTTGCAGAAGCAAATGGAACATGCCACCCCGCAGACCGGCTTCTCGGACTCT TCCTCCCTGCGCCCCATGCACCcccaagccctgcatccagccccTGGACTGctggcctctccccagctccctgtaCAGATGCAACAAGCAGGAAAG TCGGGCTTTGCAGCTACCAGCCAGCCTGGCCCCCGGCTCCCCTTCATCCAGCACAGCCAGAATCCACGGTTCTACCACAAGTGA
- the ACAP1 gene encoding arf-GAP with coiled-coil, ANK repeat and PH domain-containing protein 1, which yields MTVKLDFEECLKDSPRFRASIELVEAEVSELETRLEKLLKLGNGLLESGRHYLAASRTFIAGICDLARLGPPEPMMAECLDKFTQSLSHKLDSHAELLDATQHTLQQQIQTLVKEGLRAFREARRDFWKGAESLEAALIHNAEVPRRRTQEAEEAGAALKTARAGYRGRALDYALQINVIEDKRKFDIMEFVLRLVEAQATHFQQGHEELGKLAQYRRDLGAQLHQLVLNSARERRDMEQRHVLLKQKELGGEEPEPTLKEGPGGLVMEGHLFKRASNAFKTWSRRWFTIQSNQLVYQKKYKDPVTVVVDDLRLCTVKVCPDSERRFCFEVVSPSKSCFLQADSERLLHLWTNAVQSSIATAFSQAHLDSGPWGPGQGSGHLAVGSSATLACGGTARVRDSGGAGQVAAQVQSVDGNAQCCDCREPAPEWASINLGVTLCIQCSGIHRSLGVHFSKVRSLTLDSWEPELVKLMCELGNVVINRIYEARVEAMAVKKPGPTCSRQEKEAWIHAKYVEKKFLTKLPEIRGRRGGRGPPRGHPPVPPKPSTRPQSGSCRARPEPPSDDLGALHPGALLFRAAGHPPSLPTMADALAHGADVNWVNGAQENATPLIQATAANSLLACEFLLQNGANVNQTDNHGRGPLHHATILGHTGLACLFLKRGADLGAQDSEGKDPLTIAMETANADIVTLLRLAKMREAEAAQGQAGDETYLDIFRDFSLMASDDPEKLSRRSHDLHTL from the exons ATGACGGTCAAGCTGGATTTCGAGGAGTGTCTCAAGGACTCACCCCGCTTCCG GGCCTCTATCGAGCTGGTGGAAGCCGAGGTGTCAGAACTGGAGACCCGGCTGGAAAAG CTCCTCAAGCTGGGTAATGGCCTCCTGGAGAGCGGGCGGCATTACCTCGCCGCCAGCCGCACCTTCATCGCTGGCATTTGTGACCTGGCCCGCCTGGGTCCTCCGGAGCCCATGATGGCG GAGTGTCTGGACAAATTCACTCAGAGCCTCAGCCACAAGCTGGACAGCCACGCG gaGCTGCTGGATGCCACCCAGCACACCTTGCAGCAGCAAATCCAAACGCTGGTCaagga AGGCCTCCGGGCTTTCCGAGAGGCTCGCCGGGATTTCTGGAAGGGGGCGGAGAGCCTGGAGGCAGCTCTGATCCACAACGCCGAGGTCCCCCGGCGCCGGACCCAGGAGGCCGAAGAGGCAGGAGCCGCTTTGAAGACGGCGCGGGCCGGGTACCGGGGTCGAGCACTAGACTATGCACTGCAG ATCAACGTGATTGAGGACAAGAGGAAGTTTGACATCATGGAGTTT GTGCTGCGTCTGGTGGAGGCCCAGGCTACCCATTTCCAGCAGGGCCACGAGGAGCTGGGCAAGCTGGCCCAATATCGCAGGGACCTGGGTGCCCAG CTGCACCAGCTGGTCCTGAATTCGGCTCGAGAGAGGAGGGACATGGAGCAGAGGCACGTGCTGCTGAAACAGAAG GAGCTGGGCGGAGAGGAGCCAGAGCCAACCCTGAAGGAGGGGCCTGGAGGTCTGGTCATGGAGGGACATCTCTTCAAACGGGCCAGCAATGCATTTAAGACCTGGAGCAG GCGCTGGTTCACGATTCAGAGCAACCAACTGGTCTATCAGAAGAAGTACAAG GACCCTGTGACGGTCGTGGTGGATGACCTTCGGCTCTGCACCGTGAAGGTCTGCCCAGACTCGGAAAGGCGGTTTTGCTTTGAGGTGGTGTCGCCCAGCAA gTCCTGCTTCCTGCAGGCCGACTCGGAGCGCCTCCTGCACCTGTGGACCAACGCCGTGCAGAGCAGCATCGCCACGGCCTTCAGCCAGGCTCACCTCGACAGCGGCCCGTGGGGGCCAGGCCAG GGCTCAGGACACCTGGCCGTGGGCTCCTCGGCCACCCTGGCCTGTGGCGGAACGGCCAGGGTAAGGGACTCTGGTGGAGCCGGGCAGGTGGCAGCCCAGGTGCAGAGCGTGGACGGCAACGCCCAGTGCTGTGACTGCCGAGAGCCCGCCCCCGAGTGGGCCAGCATCAACCTTGGCGTCACCCTCTGCATCCAGTGCTCCGGCATCCACAG GAGCCTCGGAGTTCATTTCTCCAAAGTCCGGTCTCTAACTCTTGACTCGTGGGAGCCAGAGCTGGTGAAG CTTATGTGTGAGCTGGGGAACGTGGTCATCAACCGGATCTATGAGGCCCGTGTGGAGGCCATGGCGGTGAAGAAGCCGGGGCCCACCTGCTCCCG GCAGGAGAAGGAGGCCTGGATTCATGCCAAATACGTGGAGAAGAAGTTCCTGACCAAGCTCCCTGAGATCCGGGGGCGGAGAGGTGGCCGGGGACCCCCCAGGGGGCACCCTCCCGTGCCCCCAAAGCCTTCCACCCGGCCCCAGTCCGGGAGCTGCAGAGCCAGGCCAG AGCCCCCCTCTGATGACCTGGGCGCCCTCCACCCTGGGGCCCTGCTGTTTCGAGCTGCTGGacaccctccatccctccccaccaTGGCCGATGCCCTCGCCCACGGCGCTGACGTCAACTGGGTCAACGGGGCTCAGGAGAACGCCACTCCACTGATCCAGGCCACAGCTGCT AATTCTCTTCTGGCCTGTGAGTTTCTCCTCCAGAACGGGGCGAATGTGAACCAAACGGACAACCACGGCCGGGGGCCGCTCCACCATGCCACCATTCTTGGCCACACGGG GCTGGCCTGCCTGTTCCTGAAACGGGGGGCCGATCTGGGAGCTCAAGACTCGGAAGGCAAGGACCCTCTGACCATCGCCATGGAAACAGCCAATGCGGACATCGTTACACT GCTACGACTGGCAAAGATGAGGGAGGCCGAAGCggcccagggccaggcag GAGACGAGACGTATCTGGACATCTTCCGAGACTTCTCGCTCATGGCGTCTGACGACCCGGAGAAGCTGAGCCGGCGTAGCCACGACCTCCACACTCTTTGA